The proteins below come from a single Tachypleus tridentatus isolate NWPU-2018 chromosome 13, ASM421037v1, whole genome shotgun sequence genomic window:
- the LOC143237387 gene encoding uncharacterized protein LOC143237387 has translation MGHQHQEREIRLDLKDSALPGQASHPAEKQDDVSYENINDVFKAILLQVKSTPEEIIFHKLLRHFLHINNALTSVKEAIWEAAEILVHTAILVETKEEAENLLTCVKHLRNYSSAKNNSCLSNCLNIQNDKQKTNQRSVMVQCSFKDLQISTPLSQTSSVLYSSEPSTKRQANVKEEHLQLPTTDESDFSTAVSTSPSSSGRHTDSQSSITSSFIPVSSLHLPPSPSSSSLVPPSPPPPSLPPSKCPPLPPSLPSLNGPPPPPPPPLLCLSLLSPPQPLGIKPPPPPGMISMHQVTLPQQAIPKPKNKMVSLNWNKIPTQKVTGQNNLWVLVASNHETTSNTLDFEMMESLFCQKQNSASRKNNENIITCNEDVTDAPNHKKKESQEIILLDSKRNLNVNVFLKQFRSSHEVIIQDILEGTNKYLGTEELKGLLKILPEDDEIKLLKAFKGKTQQLGNAEKFLKQLLGINNYKLRIESLLLKEEFDPIIVPLIDGLETIKLAAQEIKNSQCLREILYMVLIAGNFLNAGKYAGNAAGFKMMSLLKLTDIKATKPGMNLVHFVALQAEEKKPEVLKLPDELKNLENTTKISIEALKADIKNLNDRFNTLSNQLSNAHESIKDQMENFTNEAKRKVKQISEEAEKLEEVQTDLAEFLCEDVTTFKLDECFTVLRSFCQKFKDAIEENKLRKEQEMKAEIRRSQRKAQEARKKQSASTASRQRSPTLSGNETQTKLVGTLLNNGLPEFQNHDQSLSSTSDDSSIVSLSRSSSISSVSTSLDNSESTEFSSSFCDSSRRRQRRSGLLFDNGDDILSVLQDYSDQESTGYSSLSSNEDGSFDRHSFLRKSLQKRRKNLLLAEMNERDRIFSPPFFETSEEEEKEQNIQISAEVTVKEPLDVQKKSSVESNKEETGFESNKESLQSELSQEKLEQITNTTTNETYFTRTNRLYHSTKEYPATIATSVEDRLIKDDLDISNPCVKDKSRFRKSTLNMQYSCELTDKKDRRVSKQRIESECFTGKSWSSENSIITEASAPTEIEYKTLNCSFIKQLEVKSSEVENTLSSNPSETSSLIQSLDYCKTGIDPLPNLSNLASVEPLSKERPSKDAFDNSNLSKLSPVTSHENYKKEEHSEYQIPVSESNHKWVSENSVISKLSNRKFLRLSYLNKKIDDIIADTGKQGMYLTKDDYALSKVYTSNTVGNLRENRLYHSLKDYSTRNTSKEITECQMDNFHIVHRGPEVQVSSTEYTVAHNEGTCSEKKYRNQENENNETSDFDSVLDTESNKVYQINNADEKGTFNRFSRYRKTIRSTNNKSSIKDKVDCNFRNTTNHYSNNDSQITTQTGLKQRVGNRDTRSKISSQNKNPSLVRHASTREVIRYRDQPASKLQNNKVKEGANLSTKLVRSSSVRSHQISPLPSTIPKLSTTRKNTNMKENAILSAKVESDSKTNSKRVPKSYIYEPSQKLVQKTKLSSSSSQHETQKPKEKNVNTSTMNKENIFKKEKKSSDNFYKTESSNYVEKKQVAHIVSAESVKPSNLKKHDNTNEQQLKAIDTTCNKEVNLKTKSVPSQLKAVATRNYSDLALSRNRLHHYSMSNVKPRQISQNTTFRHSLKFQSSSKSPETKLQIQKQSNGSQIKFLANQNNTSTISKSPETPNLHSKKQTKKISRNSINMKTKCDTTLRPSETTIHKKSNSVL, from the exons ATGGG ACATCAACACCAAGAACGTGAAATCCGTCTAGATTTAAAAGATTCGGCGCTACCCGGTCAAGCATCACACCCGGCTGAAAAACAAGATGATGTTTCTTATGAAAATATCAATGATGTATTTAAAGCTATCTTATTGcag GTGAAGTCTACGCCTgaagaaataatttttcataaactTCTGCGTCATTTCTTACACATTAATAATGCTCTAACATCAGTGAAGGAAGCCATATGGGAAGCAGCTGAGATATTAGTTCACACAGCAATTTTAGTGGAAACAAAAGAAGAGGCTGAGAACTTGCTAACCTGTGTTAAACACTTAAGGAATTATTCTAGCGCGAAAAATAACAGTTGTTTAAGCAACTGCTTGAATAttcaaaatgataaacaaaaaacaaaccaaaggtcGGTCATGGTACAGTGTTCCTTTAAAGATTTACAGATATCGACTCCACTTTCGCAAACTTCTAGTGTGTTGTATTCATCAGAACCCTCTACCAAAAGACAAGCAAACGTGAAAGAAGAACATTTACAATTACCAACGACTGACGAAAGTGATTTTTCTACAGCAGTATCAACCTCACCCTCATCTTCCGGTCGTCATACAGACTCTCAGAGTTCGATAACTTCTTCTTTTATACCTGTATCGTCACTACATTTACCCCCATCTCCTTCATCATCATCATTGGTTCCTCCATCACCTCCGCCTCCATCATTACCACCATCAAAATGTCCGCCTCTACCTCCTTCTTTACCATCACTTAATGGTCCTCCTCCGCCACCTCCACCACCATTATTATGTTTGTCTCTTCTATCTCCTCCGCAACCATTGGGTATTAAACCTCCACCTCCACCCGGTATGATATCAATGCATCAGGTTACCCTACCTCAACAAGCTATACCAAAACCgaaaaacaaaatggtttcaCTAAACTGGAATAAAATACCAACTCAGAAAGTAACTGGACAAAATAACCTGTGGGTCTTAGTTGCCTCAAACCATGAAACAACATCTAATACACTTGATTTTGAAATGATGGAAAGCTTATTTTGCCAAAAACAAAATAGTGcttcaagaaaaaataatgaaaatattatcacCTGCAATGAAGATGTTACAGACGCTCCCAATCATAAGAAAAAGGAATCTCAAGAA attattctTTTGGATAGTAAGAGAAACCTTAATGTTAACGTTTTTCTAAAACAATTTCGCAG ttcGCATGAAGTCATAATTCAAGATATCCTGGAaggaacaaacaaatatttgggCACTGAAGAGTTGAAAGGACTTTTGAAAATTTTACCTGAAGACGATGAG ATCAAACTTCTGAAAGCATTTAAGGGGAAAACACAGCAGCTTGGAAATGCTGAAAAGTTCCTTAAGCAACTGTTAGGCATAAATAA TTACAAACTTCGAATTGAAAGCTTACTTCTGAAAGAAGAGTTTGACCCGATTATTGTTCCTCTAATAGATGGACTAGAAACAATCAAACTTGCAGCTCAAG AAATCAAAAACAGCCAGTGTCTTCGTGAAATCCTGTATATGGTGCTGATTGCTGGAAATTTTCTAAAtgca GGTAAATACGCAGGAAATGCAGCAGGTTTCAAGATGATGTCATTGTTAAAGTTGACAGATATTAAAGCAACTAAACCTGGAATGAACCTTGTTCACTTTGTTGCACTG CAAGCAGAGGAAAAGAAGCCAGAAGTATTAAAGTTACCTGATGAATTGAAAAATCTTGAAAACACAACAAA GATTTCTATTGAGGCTTTGAAAGCAGATATAAAAAATCTGAATGATCGATTTAATACACTTTCTAATCAGCTCTCAAACGCACATGAGAGTATAAAGGACCAAATGGAAAATTTTACAAAT GAAGCaaagagaaaagtaaaacaaatttctgAAGAAGCCGAAAAACTGGAAGAAGTGCAAACAGACTTGGCAGAATTTCTGTGTGAAGACGTTACCACCTTCAAACTTGACGAATGTTTCACCGTGCTTCGAAGTTTTTGTCAAAAGTTTAAAGATGCCATTGAG GAAAACAAACTTCGGAAAGAACAGGAAATGAAAGCTGAAATTAGACGCTCACAGAGGAAAGCTCAGGAAGCTCGCAAAAAACAAAGTGCTTCAA ctGCATCTCGTCAGCGTTCTCCTACACTTTCCGGTAACGAAACGCAAACTAAACTTGTTGGCACACTTTTGAATAATGGATTACCTGAGTTTCAAAATCATGATCAATCTCTAAGTAGTACCTCTGATGATTCCAGTATTGTATCTCTGTCAAGGTCCAGTTCAATTAGTTCTGTGAGTACTTCCTTGGACAATTCAGAGTCTACTGAATTCTCAAGTAGTTTCTGTGATTCATCTCGAAGGCGGCAGCGTCGAAGTGGGTTGTTATTCGATAATGGAGATGATATCTTATCAGTATTACAAGACTATTCTGACCAGGAATCAACAGGATATAGTTCGTTAAGCAGCAATGAAGACGGATCCTTTGATAGACATTCTTTTCTCCGCAAATCGCTTCAAAAAAGACGAAAGAATTTACTACTTGCGGAAATGAATGAGCGAGATCGTATTTTTTCACCACCATTCTTTGAAACTTCTGAAGAAGAGGAGAAAGagcaaaatatacaaataagtgCGGAAGTCACTGTGAAAGAACCCCTCGATGTGCAGAAGAAATCATCAGTAGAAAGTAATAAAGAAGAAACTGGTTTTGAAAGTAATAAAGAATCACTCCAGTCAGAGTTGTCCCAAGAAAAATTagaacaaataacaaatacaacgACAAACGAGACATATTTTACACGCACTAACAGACTTTACCATAGCACAAAAGAATATCCTGCAACCATAGCCACATCAGTGGAAGACCGACTTATAAAAGATGATCTTGATATTTCAAACCCATGTGTGAAAGATAAATCAAGATTTCGGAAAAGTACTTTAAATATGCAGTATTCTTGTGAGTTAACAGATAAAAAAGATAGACGAGTTTCAAAACAGAGGATAGAATCCGAGTGTTTTACTGGAAAATCCTGGAGCTCTGAAAACTCCATTATTACTGAGGCGTCAGCTCCAACTGaaatagaatataaaacattaaactgctCTTTTATAAAGCAATTGGAGGTAAAATCGAGTGAAGTTGAAAATACACTTTCTTCTAATCCATCTGAAACTTCGTCACTGATACAGAGCCTTGATTACTGTAAAACAGGAATTGATCCCTTACCAAACCTTTCAAACCTAGCTTCTGTAGAACCTTTATCAAAAGAAAGACCTTCCAAGGACGCCTTTGACAATTCCAATCTGAGTAAACTATCTCCTGTTACTAgtcatgaaaactataaaaaggAAGAACATTCCGAATATCAAATACCTGTATCCGAGAGTAATCACAAATGGGTATCTGAGAACTCGGTGATTTCGAAATTAAGTAATCGAAAATTTTTGAGGTTAAGTTATCTCAATAAAAAAATTGACGATATTATCGCAGACACTGGTAAGCAAGGAATGTATCTGACAAAAGATGACTATGCTTTAAGCAAGGTATATACAAGTAATACGGTAGGCAACCTACGAGAAAACAGATTATATCACAGCTTGAAGGATTATTCTACTCGAAATACAAGTAAAGAGATAACAGAATGCCAAATGGATAATTTTCATATTGTTCACCGGGGTCCAGAGGTGCAAGTAAGCTCCACAGAATACACAGTTGCCCATAACGAAGGCACGTGTTCGgaaaaaaagtacagaaatcaGGAGAATGAAAACAACGAAACTTCTGATTTTGATAGCGTCTTGGATACAGAATCAAATAAAGTATACCAAATCAATAATGCAGATGAGAAAGGAACTTTCAATCGATTCTCTCGATACAGAAAAACAATTAGGAGTACTAATAATAAATCTTCTATAAAAGATAAAGTGGATTGCAATTTCAGAAATACGACAAACCACTATTCAAATAACGATTCACAAATTACAACACAAACAGGTTTAAAACAACGTGTAGGAAACAGAGACACACGTAGTAAAATATCATCACAAAATAAGAACCCGTCTTTGGTTCGTCATGCTAGTACTCGAGAAGTGATAAGATATCGTGACCAACCTGCGAGTAAgctacaaaataataaagtaaaagaagGTGCTAATTTATCAACTAAACTAGTAAGATCCAGTTCTGTAAGATCCCACCAAATATCACCTCTACCTAGTACGATTCCAAAGCTTAGTACTACtcgtaaaaatacaaatatgaaagaaaatgcaATTCTTTCTGCAAAAGTAGAATCTGATTCAAAAACAAATTCCAAACGAGTTCCAAAATCCTACATTTATGAGCCTTCTCAGAAATTAGTCCAGAAAACTAAACTCTCTTCCAGCTCCAGTCAACATGAAACACAGAAacctaaagaaaaaaatgttaataccagcactatgaataaagaaaatatttttaaaaaagaaaaaaaatcttcagaCAATTTCTACAAAACTGAATCTTCAAATTATGTTGAGAAAAAGCAAGTAGCTCATATAGTCAGTGCGGAAAGTGTTAAACCAAGTAATTTGAAAAAACATGATAATACTAACGAACAGCAACTAAAAGCCATTGATACTACATGTAATAAAGAAGTTAACCTAAAAACTAAAAGTGTACCTTCACAACTCAAGGCTGTTGCAACTCGAAATTATAGCGATTTAGCGCTCTCTCGTAATCGTCTACACCATTATAGTATGAGCAACGTTAAACCTAGACAAATTTCACAAAATACCACATTCAGACATTCGTTGAAGTTTCAAAGCTCATCGAAGAGTCctgaaacaaaactacaaatcCAGAAGCAGTCTAACGGATCACAAATTAAGTTTCTAGCAAATCAAAATAACACCAGTACAATATCGAAATCTCCAGAAACTCCAAATCTTCATTCAAAGAAGCAAACTAAGAAAATTTCTcgaaattcaataaatatgaaGACAAAATGTGATACAACGTTACGTCCTTCGGAGACGACAATTCATAAAAAATCAAACTCTGTTCTATAA